The Fusarium musae strain F31 chromosome 10, whole genome shotgun sequence genome window below encodes:
- a CDS encoding hypothetical protein (EggNog:ENOG41): MHISNHKKWAATNPNGISDLGFTLTKHRKHLPHRAFIVSQREKSTEVSSLSKVPPGPLSLVFVFSGQGAQWPRMTKELIESDAAFRSDLNTMNSVIQKLEFPPSWNLIDELLEPAETSKLNNAELSQPLCTAIQLALVNKFSRLGLSPSAIVGHSSGEIAGAYAAGHISMEEAILIAYYRGYVTTKQTLRGGMAAVGMGVQDTSKYLTDGVEVACENSPKSSTISGDAHSVAQVVQAIKEADPDMFARLLKVHMAYHSQHMLPLSAEYQNLLESELTTLAGPVSSTKIAMFSTVTTELADASLRDPSYWTQNLMSPVKFSTAVSKLLAANQPCLFLEIGPHSALAGPLRQICASSLLPCHYISSQLRDQDSSAVFLSALGKLYQHGIAPDLASLFPNSKAISGLPTYPWDHSATYWSESRISKAWRSREYPQHCLLGSRNFDGSDLEPQWRNILSLEDVPWLMDHKLKRDVVFPFAGYIAMAGEAVRQVTRSPIGGGYRLRHVIAHRALLLSDSVEVSTSLRIHQLNDLEESKWYTFTISSYDSSCWTKHCTGQVSVLEKVRATGWTPEVLPRQVDCARIYSQLAHIGFVYGPEFRGLLDATVSPSEHLAHGRVSNRTKQNHSAFTLHPATIDTGLQLLLVSEARGLARNIAELVVPTAIEEVEVSTGSDSMDAKAWRLHGTESCVELDAGGNIALRASGIHLRALGEDVPLEALDAHAASRLTWLPHFDFVDVSTLFVPPAIIRTECHLQEELTLLCIIETVDKIKSLEPCQPHFTKFRDWLRKQLDCAASGDYKLVSNSRQLLDASQEYRLSKIEELTTKLLEMPQKALIIGLRRLFDDMENLFTGKAATIETLLKDNVLADIYNAMTFDYSRFLRILSHTRPTLRILEVGAGTGGTTETILRGLAQVHGLPAYSVYTFTDVSAGFFPAAKDRFSDASNMDFKVLDVSRNPLEQGFPGGTYDLIVAANVLHATPWLHETLRNIRVLLKPNGILVMTEVCSLSRLTNFVFGNFSGWWLGEQDDRPDQPYVPVSRWEQELKRSGYSGVDVAVYDDEEPYRHFSVISPIDLSEDHFGTLITSVFEKVIQDQDSETLEPDREYVVRGGAICVGRYQPIRIADEALEKTQRGEVMKTLQVDKPGALDTMNWVASAIPDTIMEDEIEVKVHSAGLNFHDVVSAMGIIPSDTRHVFPGIEVSGVVRRLGSAVTGFSIGDRIMSICYSGGFSTHFTAKHHYMHKIPEEMSFEEAATIQCCFSTVIYALIDVGKMRKGTSVLIHSACGGIGLAAIQVVQMMEGEIYATVGNEEKREYLVKQYGIPREHIFHSRDASFLDGVMQQTAGQGVNLVLNSLSGDLLNVSWKCVAKSGTLIELGKRDLASHGQLDMSGFLENRSYCGIDMHYLIGEQPMLVKDVVERTLEFFRQAKLRALRPVKSFGAGDAKKAFRYLQDGQHMGKVVLKMSTDLSEPEVKVTTQIQFDPLASYLLVGGMGGLGRALAVWLVERGAKHLVFLSRSRGGMTGNKLSFELEAMGCSVIVVKGSVNNLQDVEEAISKVPYPFKGVFHLAMVQRDSPLLEMKWEDWKEAVEPKVNGTWNLHQALHDQPLDHFWLASSAVTFADQPGQGNYKSGCIFIESFCQYRHSLGLPASVLSICGIEDVGYLAENPSALRSIKLQGLHTVREKQFLESVEACLFNSAPSSHRSAGGSFQNLASGEWSPWKDNGHIVMGMRSHLHLDDAKNPTNWRRDRRMGAYHNLSTGDQSDTRGERSQLKYFLQSVSEGQGDAVEILAKKESIAFLSIEIGTKVNDFLLRPDGPVDPSLRLSDMGLDSLTAIELRRWFSQVFGLQVSVLEMIGAPSLREVAKIVATRLGEKLNR, from the exons ATGCATATCAGCAACCATAAGAAGTGGGCAGCTACAAACCCCAATGGTATCTCCGACCTCGGTTTCACCCTTACGAAGCACCGTAAGCATCTGCCCCATAGAGCGTTCATTGTCTCTCAGCGTGAAAAGTCAACCGAAGTCTCAAGTCTGTCCAAGGTCCCTCCTGGTCCTCTGTCTCTGGTATTTGTCTTCAGTGGCCAAGGCGCGCAATGGCCTCGTATGACGAAAGAACTCATCGAAAGCGATGCAGCTTTTCGCAGCGACTTGAACACCATGAATTCAGTCATTCAGAAGCTTGAGTTTCCGCCGAGCTGGAACCTCATAG ATGAGCTCCTAGAGCCTGCGGAAACGTCAAAACTTAACAACGCTGAACTCTCACAGCCACTTTGCACTGCTATTCAGTTGGCACTGGTCAACAAGTTCTCCCGCCTGGGACTCTCTCCCTCTGCTATTGTTGGCCATTCCAGTGGGGAAATAGCCGGTGCTTACGCAGCTGGTCACATCTCTATGGAAGAAGCCATTCTTATTGCATACTATCGTGGATATGTGACAACAAAGCAGACCCTTCGCGGCGGAATGGCGGCCGTCGGCATGGGAGTCCAAGATACTTCTAAGTATCTAACTGATGGCGTTGAAGTGGCTTGTGAGAATAGCCCGAAAAGTAGTACAATCTCCGGAGATGCACATAGCGTCGCCCAAGTTGTTCAAGCGATCAAAGAGGCTGATCCTGACATGTTTGCTCGTCTACTAAAGGTACATATGGCTTATCACTCAC AACATATGTTACCCTTGAGTGCTGAGTACCAAAATCTTCTCGAGTCTGAACTCACGACGCTCGCTGGTCCCGTCTCCTCCACTAAGATTGCGATGTTCTCCACTGTCACCACTGAGTTGGCAGATGCATCTTTGCGTGACCCGTCGTATTGGACCCAGAATCTTATGTCACCAGTCAAATTCTCAACGGCTGTGTCAAAGTTGCTTGCAGCGAATCAACCATGTCTCTTCCTGGAAATCGGACCGCACTCTGCCTTGGCCGGGCCTCTGAGGCAGATCTGTGCATCCTCTTTACTACCCTGTCACTACATCTCTTCCCAACTTCGAGACCAAGATTCCTCCGCCGTTTTTCTTAGTGCATTGGGCAAACTCTACCAGCATGGCATCGCTCCTGACCTCGCATCGCTGTTCCCCAACTCAAAGGCCATATCAGGCTTACCAACTTATCCTTGGGACCACAGCGCAACATACTGGTCTGAGAGTCGTATATCGAAGGCCTGGCGGTCCAGAGAGTACCCCCAGCATTGCCTTCTGGGTTCACGCAACTTTGACGGATCAGATCTAGAACCTCAATGGCGAAACATTCTTAGTCTTGAAGATGTGCCATGGCTTATGGATCATAAACTGAAACGAGATGTGGTTTTCCCGTTCGCTGGGTACATCGCTATGGCTGGTGAAGCTGTCAGACAGGTAACTCGGTCTCCTATTGGTGGGGGCTATCGCCTGCGACATGTCATTGCTCATCGGGCCCTTCTGCTTTCCGACTCGGTTGAAGTTTCTACTAGCTTGCGCATTCACCAACTCAACGACCTTGAGGAATCTAAATGGTACACATTTACGATATCGTCATACGACAGTTCATGTTGGACCAAGCACTGCACGGGACAAGTCAGCGTTCTTGAGAAAGTCAGGGCTACGGGTTGGACTCCTGAAGTACTCCCTCGGCAGGTTGATTGTGCACGAATATATAGCCAACTTGCTCACATTGGTTTTGTGTATGGTCCAGAGTTTCGTGGTCTGCTAGATGCGACGGTTTCTCCTTCGGAACACCTCGCCCACGGCCGCGTCTCCAATAGGACGAAGCAGAATCACTCTGCATTCACTTTACATCCAGCGACTATAGACACTGGTCTTCAGTTGCTTCTTGTGTCGGAAGCAAGGGGTCTAGCGAGAAATATTGCTGAACTCGTTGTACCTACAGCcattgaagaagtcgaggttAGCACAGGCTCAGATTCAATGGATGCCAAAGCATGGAGACTTCATGGAACAGAATCGTGCGTTGAACTTGATGCTGGCGGTAACATAGCCCTTCGTGCTTCAGGTATACACTTGAGGGCCCTTGGAGAAGACGTGCCGCTTGAGGCACTTGATGCACACGCCGCTTCGAGACTCACCTGGCTTCCACACTTTGATTTTGTAGACGTCTCAACACTCTTCGTTCCACCGGCTATCATCAGAACTGAGTGCCACCTTCAAGAGGAGTTGACCCTGCTTTGCATCATCGAAACTGTGGACAAGATTAAATCTCTTGAGCCATGCCAGCCTCACTTCACCAAGTTCAGAGACTGGCTCAGGAAACAGCTTGACTGTGCCGCATCAGGAGACTACAAACTTGTCAGCAACTCAcgacagcttcttgatgCTTCACAGGAGTACAGACTATCCAAGATCGAAGAACTAACTACCAAGTTGCTAGAGATGCCACAGAAAGCGCTCATCATTGGACTTCGACGCCTCTTTGATGATATGGAGAACCTATTCACTGGCAAAGCAGCAACTATCGAGACATTACTCAAAGACAACGTCTTGGCAGATATCTATAACGCCATGACCTTCGATTACTCAAGGTTTCTGCGAATTCTTTCACATACTCGCCCTACACTTAGAATTCTCGAGGTTGGAGCTGGGACAGGAGGCACTACCGAGACTATCCTGCGAGGCCTAGCGCAGGTACACGGCCTGCCAGCTTACTCGGTCTATACTTTCACAGACGTTTCTGCTGGCTTCTTTCCCGCTGCCAAGGATCGTTTCTCCGATGCTTCAAACATGGACTTCAAGGTCCTCGACGTATCCCGGAATCCTCTGGAGCAGGGCTTCCCAGGCGGAACATATGATCTCATCGTCGCAGCCAACGTGCTGCATGCTACGCCTTGGCTGCATGAGACGTTGAGAAACATTCGAGTGCTACTCAAGCCAAATGGCATACTTGTCATGACAGAAGTTTGCAGTCTATCGCGGTTGACTAACTTTGTGTTTGGCAACTTTTCTGGTTGGTGGTTGGGTGAGCAGGATGATCGACCAGATCAACCTTACGTGCCCGTATCACGATGGGAGcaggagttgaagagatcCGGCTACAGTGGAGTCGATGTAGCTGTgtacgacgatgaagagccaTATCGGCATTTCTCTGTCATATCTCCT ATTGACCTAAGTGAGGATCATTTCGGTACTCTGATCACAAGTGTCTTTGAGAAAGTcatccaagatcaagacaGTGAGACTCTTGAACCAGACAGAGAATACGTTGTGCGTGGAGGCGCAATCTGTGTTGGCCGGTACCAACCAATTCGTATCGCTGATGAAGCGTTGGAAAAGACCCAGCGCGGCGAGGTAATGAAGACTTTGCAAGTCGACAAGCCGGGAGCCCTCGATACCATGAACTGGGTTGCTTCCGCGATTCCAGACACGATCATGGAGGACGAAATTGAGGTCAAAGTTCACTCCGCCGGTCTCAACTTTCACGACGTTGTCTCAGCTATGGGTATAATCCCCTCTGACACTCGACATGTATTTCCAGGCATCGAAGTGTCTGGTGTAGTCAGACGCCTCGGGAGCGCAGTGACTGGCTTTTCTATCGGAGATCGCATCATGAGTATATGCTACAGCGGTGGCTTCTCCACGCACTTCACAGCTAAGCACCACTACATGCACAAGATTCCCGAAGAAATGAGCttcgaagaagctgccaCCATCCAATGTTGCTTTTCTACAGTCATATATGCATTAATTGACGTAGGAAAAATGCGCAAGGGAACGAGCGTGTTGATTCATTCTGCCTGCGGCGGTATTGGTCTTGCAGCTATCCAGGTAGTGCAAATGATGGAGGGGGAGATATACGCCACGGTTGGaaacgaggagaagagggaataTTTGGTCAAGCAGTACGGGATCCCGCGGGAACACATCTTCCACTCTCGTGATGCTTCGTTCCTGGATGGCGTGATGCAACAAACGGCTGGGCAAGGCGTTAACCTGGTTTTGAACTCTCTCAGCGGCGACCTTCTCAATGTCTCTTGGAAATGTGTTGCCAAGTCTGGTACTCTTATCGAGCTTGGAAAACGTGATCTGGCCTCACATGGTCAGCTTGACATGAGCGGCTTCTTGGAAAACAGGTCATACTGTGGTATAGATATGCACTATCTGATAGGAGAGCAGCCTATGTTGGTAAAGGA TGTTGTGGAAAGAACTCTTGAGTTCTTCAGACAAGCAAAACTCAGAGCCCTGAGACCTGTTAAGTCCTTCGGTGCCGGCGATGCCAAAAAGGCATTTCGCTACCTCCAAGACGGCCAGCACATGGGAAAGGTAGTTCTCAAAATGTCTACAGATTTATCGGAGCCTGAGGTAAAAGTGACAACCCAGATACAGTTCGACCCTCTCGCGTCTTACCTTCTCGTTGGTGGAATGGGTGGTCTCGGTAGAGCCTTGGCAGTGTGGTTAGTGGAGCGAGGGGCTAAGCATCTTGTGTTtctctcaaggtcaaggggTGGTATGACGGGCAACAAGCTTTCTTTTGAACTTGAAGCTATGGGCTGCAGTGTCATTGTAGTCAAGGGAAGTGTTAATAATTTGCAGGACGTAGAAGAGGCCATCAGCAAGGTCCCGTATCCCTTCAAAGGTGTCTTTCATCTCGCCATGGTTCAGAGG GACTCTCCTTTGCTGGAAATGAAGTGGGAGGATTGGAAAGAAGCCGTCGAGCCCAAAGTTAATGGGACTTGGAACCTCCATCAAGCGCTCCATGACCAGCCCCTGGATCACTTCTGGCTAGCAAGTTCCGCGGTCACATTTGCAGATCAACCTGGACAGGGCAACTACAAATCCGGATGTATTTTCATCGAATCCTTCTGCCAGTATAGACACTCTCTTGGTCTTCCCGCATCGGTGCTGTCAATATGCGGTATTGAAGACGTCGGATACCTGGCAGAGAATCCATCTGCGCTTCGCAGCATTAAGCTTCAGGGTCTACACACTGTAAGGGAGAAGCAGTTTCTTGAAAGTGTAGAAGCCTGTCTGTTCAATTCTGCACCGAGTAGTCATCGATCTGCCGGCGGTAGCTTCCAGAATTTGGCCTCAGGTGAGTGGTCGCCTTGGAAGGATAACGGCCATATTGTGATGGGTATGAGGTCTCATCTCCACCTCGACGATGCCAAGAATCCTACCAATTGGCGTCGTGATCGTCGAATGGGTGCATATCACAACCTATCTACTGGAGATCAATCCGACACACGAGGCGAAAGGAGTCAACTCAAGTACTTTCTACAAAGCGTTAGTGAAGGCCAAGGGGATGCTGTTGAAATACTGGCGAAGAAAGAGTCGATTGCCTTCCTATCTATCGAGATTGGCACCAAGGTTAACGATTTTCTTCTCAGGCCAGATGGACCTGTTGATCCTAGCCTCAGACTGTCTGATATGGGCCTCGATTCACTTACTGCGATTGAATTGCGGCGATGGTTTAGTCAAGTATTTGGTTTGCAAGTCAGTGTGTTGGAGATGATTGGGGCGCCGTCGCTGAGGGAGGTTGCAAAGATTGTAGCAACCAGATTGGGGGAGAAACTTAATCGGTAG
- a CDS encoding hypothetical protein (EggNog:ENOG41): MDFSCHVRISNESSEDLLLEDSGLESGNWPLRQPLNVIEAGTQQTIYLAQPSWGGSKAWVTYEARYGQGWRNFTLEFECPAMPLSKNHVKVKDCSRVFEIEITDVQERGSPLTANVTIRMDAKKSIVTKNDDIRANYDIGVGVSFPTKMDIKFPVHESIVVAAFIESDMTFPRGTVYNNINDKQWEYFRGVVWNDDPSCLLFEDVTEDNRMFGLGVEWLNAFKFGDEKCMTKRSHMGDLQFFHGMGSVMGEKPQKTRKNIMTWMEVMYKLACGDQGISEDDTLDDVLPGFFTKDTVPSKSDSLRDLILATTPKYKDANIRKRAFGICLHMISDSYALGHTQRRLRNPSDLIERDTAGYIRFKPDTYGDWGSILCFHTYNDQDGDRHSHYDDKDGEQDPAPRDVTTFNEMIGARNAIQGCTEMINLFIKKTPWKEGVKRFLEEEIFVLDRDVKPSDHFTDESVVSYVYAQRDEEVQYRAGLERKLASLEEGGLTMQKRCDGRSRVVSALAMMCLFISAVFFTFFTMRLHGLVY, encoded by the exons ATGGACTTTTCCTGCCACGTCCGAATAAGCAACGAATCCTCAGaggatctcctcctcgaagACTCCGGCCTCGAGAGCGGAAACTGGCCATTACGTCAGCCCCTCAATGTCATCGAAGCGGGAACTCAACAGACAATCTACCTCGCGCAACCGAGCTGGGGAGGCTCAAAAGCATGGGTCACGTATGAAGCGAGGTACGGACAGGGATGGAGGAATTTCACCCTTGAGTTCGAGTGTCCTGCTATGCCCCTCTCGAAGAACCATGTCAAGGTGAAGGATTGCTCGAGGGTCTTTGAGATTGAAATTACGGATGTTCAGGAGCGGGGGAGTCCTTTGACTG CGAATGTAACGATTCGCATGGATGCGAAAAAGTCTATTGTCACCAAAAACGATGATATCCGAGCAAACTACGACATTGGCGTCGGCGTCTCGTTCCCCACGAAAATGGACATCAAGTTCCCCGTCCACGAAAGTATCGTCGTAGCAGCCTTTATCGAGTCCGACATGACATTCCCCCGCGGAACAGtctacaacaacatcaacgacAAGCAATGGGAATACTTCCGCGGCGTAGTCTGGAACGACGATCCCTCCTGTCTACTCTTTGAAGACGTCACCGAAGATAATCGCATGTTCGGCTTGGGCGTCGAGTGGTTAAACGCCTTCAAGTTTGGCGATGAGAAATGCATGACCAAGCGATCGCACATGGGGGATCTTCAATTCTTTCACGGTATGGGTTCAGTGATGGGTGAGAAACCGCAGAAGACGCGCAAGAATATCATGACTTGGATGGAGGTTATGTATAAGCTTGCATGCGGCGACCAAGGCATTTCCGAAGACGACACTCTCGACGACGTTCTACCCGGTTTCTTCACCAAAGACACCGTGCCCTCGAAATCCGACTCCTTGCGTGATCTTATACTCGCCACAACACCAAAGTACAAGGACGCCAACATCCGCAAACGCGCATTCGGTATTTGTCTCCATATGATCTCCGACTCATACGCCCTAGGCCACACACAGCGCCGTCTGCGCAACCCTTCTGATTTAATCGAGCGCGACACCGCAGGCTATATCCGCTTCAAGCCTGATACCTACGGCGACTGGGGCTCTATTCTTTGCTTCCACACATACAACGACCAAGACGGCGATCGTCACTCTCACTATGATGATAAAGACGGTGAACAAGATCCTGCGCCGAGGGATGTCACCACGTTCAATGAGATGATCGGCGCAAGAAATGCCATTCAGGGTTGTACGGAGATGATCAATCTGTTCATCAAGAAAACACCTTGGAAGGAGGGTGTGAAGAGGTTtttggaggaagagattTTCGTGCTGGATAGGGATGTTAAGCCTTCTGATCACTTCACTGATGAGAGTGTTGTTTCGTATGTTTATGCGCAGAGGGATGAGGAGGTTCAGTATCGGGCGGGTTTGGAGAGGAAGCTTGCTTCTTTGGAAGAGGGTGGATTGACTATGCAGAAGCGGTGCGATGGACGGTCAAGGGTTGTTTCGGCGCTGGCGATGATGTGTCTTTTCATCAGTGCTGTTTTCTTTACGTTCTTTACAATGAGGCTTCATGGACTTGTGTATTAG
- a CDS encoding hypothetical protein (EggNog:ENOG41), whose protein sequence is MDDQSCRDMDASANIVNSGEASHHDNAFNEHPHDGEKSPFPDTPEAPQIAICGIALRLPGGISNCQDYWDLLYHGLDARRPIPNSRFNINGFNDSLGGKDSIKTRHGYFIEDDLSRLDTSFFSLTKNELERVDPQQRLLLEVTHECLEDAGEITYRGKQVGCYVGTFGDDWLIMNTKEPLQGGLYATTGGADLMMANRISYEYDFQGPSHADTLSSMVIKTGCSSSAVALHEACRAIQRGDASSAIVGGANMIMTPALTATMSSGEVLAPDASCKTFDAAADGYARAEAITAVYIKPLSDAIRDGNPIRAIVKGTAVNCDGKCVSLVTPNGAAHEALMRKAYCDNGLDPKDTAFVECHGTGTPTGDPIEATAVGKVFGGEKRVLITSVKPNLGHSEGSAGLSSVIKCVLALEHQMIPPNIKLVNPNPNSKPTMPSSFMIF, encoded by the exons ATGGATGATCAATCTTGTAGAGATATGGATGCCAGCGCAAACATCGTCAACAGTGGTGAAGCATCTCATCACGACAATGCCTTTAACGAGCATCCCCACGATGGAGAGAAAAGCCCATTTCCTGACACCCCGGAAGCGCCTCAAATTGCAATATGCGGTATTGCATTGCGTCTTCCAGGAGGAATAAGCAACTGCCAAGATTACTGGGACCTGTTATACCATGGCCTCGATGCTAGACGTCCCATTCCCAACAGCCGCTTCAACATCAATGGATTTAACGACAGCCTTGGAGGTAAAGACTCCATCAAGACCAGACACGGCTATTTCATCGAGGATGACCTCTCGCGCCTTGACACGTCTTTCTTCTCATTGACTAAGAATGAACTTGAGAGAGTTGATCCGCAGCAACGACTGCTGCTGGAAGTAACGCATGAATGTCTTGAAGATGCAGGGGAGATTACTTATCGTGGAAAGCAAGTCGGTTGCTACGTTGGCACTTTTGGGGATGATTGGTTGATCATGAATACCAAGGAGCCTCTCCAAGGAGGATTATACGCTACGACTGGAGGTGCAGATCTCATGATGGCCAATCGCATCTCGTACGAATATGACTTTCAAGGACCAAG CCACGCTGACACATTGAGTAGCATGGTCATAAAGACGGGATGCTCCAGCTCAGCAGTAGCGCTCCACGAAGCGTGTCGCGCCATCCAAAGAGGCGATGCCTCAAGCGCAATTGTTGGAGGCGCCAACATGATCATGACACCAGCACTGACAGCAACAATGTCATCTGGTGAAGTGCTCGCCCCGGATGCATCATGCAAGACCTTCGACGCCGCCGCCGATGGCTATGCTCGTGCAGAAGCCATAACAGCTGTTTACATCAAGCCCCTGTCTGATGCTATCCGCGACGGCAATCCGATAAGAGCTATTGTCAAAGGCACAGCTGTGAATTGCGATGGGAAATGTGTCAGCCTCGTCACCCCAAATGGGGCGGCTCATGAAGCTCTGATGAGAAAGGCGTACTGTGATAATGGGCTCGATCCGAAGGATACTGCATTTGTCGAG TGCCATGGTACTGGGACACCAACGGGGGACCCTATTGAGGCTACAGCGGTAGGGAAAGTCTTTGGGGGAGAAAAGCGGGTTTTGATCACTTCAGTCAAGCCAAATCTCGGGCATTCAGAGGGTTCCGCAGGGTTATCTTCTGTCATCAAGTGTGTTCTCGCTCTGGAGCATCAGATGATCCCGCCCAATATCAAACTTGTGAACCCCAACCCTAATAGTAAGCCTACCATGCCTTCATCGTTCATGATTTTTTAA
- a CDS encoding hypothetical protein (EggNog:ENOG41) translates to MSILQRTANTAASWCTPFTLPFYDILILRISVPFIWHCSAQNNLRPLFSSNFSKRHVDIGVGTGYFPRRAIKDLGRDPKNQHLTLVDLSEHSLATARQRVLSKYPEVQVDCVHADAAQPLPESLASQKFTSASLFLVMHHMPQPTASKANAIANAQGLLTKDGVLVGCTVLGKQWAKTDDGGFKVKSEKPLGRAAAFLLGLYNKRGIFDNWQDDPNILAEALKAGFEEVETSVVAMMFVFKASKPRNGTGVLIEASE, encoded by the coding sequence ATGTCCATCCTCCAGCGCACCGCAAACACAGCTGCCTCGTGGTGTACGCCGTTTACACTCCCGTTTTACGATATTCTGATCCTGCGTATCTCTGTTCCTTTCATCTGGCACTGCTCTGCACAGAATAATCTTCGTCCATTATTCTCTagcaacttctccaagagaCATGTTGACATTGGCGTTGGGACTGGGTACtttccaagaagagcaatcaAGGATCTTGGCCGCGATCCAAAAAATCAGCATCTGACTTTGGTCGACTTGAGTGAGCATTCTCTAGCAACAGCGAGACAGCGTGTTCTGTCCAAGTACCCCGAAGTACAAGTTGACTGTGTCCACGCGGACGCTGCACAACCACTTCCAGAGTCTCTCGCATCCCAAAAGTTCACATCTGCTTCTCTGTTTCTCGTCATGCATCACATGCCGCAGCCAACCGCCAGCAAAGCAAACGCCATCGCCAATGCACAGGGTCTCTTGACCAAGGATGGTGTTTTGGTAGGGTGCACGGTATTGGGGAAGCAGTGGGCGAAGACTGATGATGGTGGGTTCAAGGTGAAGAGCGAGAAGCCGCTTGGAAGAGCAGCTGCTTTCTTGCTTGGGCTCTACAACAAGAGAGGTATTTTTGACAATTGGCAGGATGATCCGAATATTTTGGCGGAGGCTTTGAAAGCGGGgtttgaggaggttgagacgAGTGTTGTGGCTATGATGTTTGTGTTCAAGGCCTCGAAGCCGCGTAATGGGACCGGGGTGTTGATAGAAGCCAGTGAGTGA